One genomic region from Mycobacterium basiliense encodes:
- a CDS encoding class I SAM-dependent methyltransferase codes for MDDMQETPVDADWRNLNLANWESRVPLHTGPDGYDLASFDDPGYLSPEVRYDLPRLGRLNGLDVAHLQCHIGTDTVSLSRLGSRSTAGLDFSPAALRAARGLATRAGANVEFVEGDVYDAAQALGAGRFDLVYTGIGALCWIPSISRWAGVVASLLRPGGRLFMREGHPVLWSLSDPRPDGLFVVEYPYFETEGIPFIEHDTYAGTGAVTSPRIIHFNHGLGEIFTALTDVGLVVTALQEHREVPWNPLGDAMMPSPDFAGEFILANGRDRIPMTYTMQAVKR; via the coding sequence ATGGATGACATGCAGGAAACCCCGGTCGACGCGGATTGGCGCAACCTGAATCTGGCGAATTGGGAGTCGCGCGTGCCGCTGCACACCGGGCCCGACGGGTACGACCTTGCCAGCTTCGACGATCCCGGATACTTGTCTCCAGAAGTGCGCTACGACCTGCCGCGCCTCGGTCGGCTCAATGGGCTCGACGTCGCTCACCTGCAGTGTCATATCGGCACCGACACGGTATCGCTGTCCCGGCTGGGTTCACGATCGACGGCAGGTCTGGATTTTTCCCCCGCCGCGCTGCGAGCCGCTCGGGGACTGGCGACGCGCGCTGGGGCTAATGTCGAATTCGTCGAGGGCGATGTCTACGATGCGGCGCAAGCATTGGGCGCTGGTCGTTTCGACCTTGTCTACACCGGTATTGGGGCGCTGTGCTGGATCCCCAGCATCAGCCGTTGGGCCGGTGTGGTCGCAAGCCTGCTTCGGCCGGGCGGGCGCCTATTCATGCGGGAAGGCCATCCGGTGTTGTGGTCGCTGAGCGATCCACGGCCCGACGGGCTTTTCGTCGTTGAATACCCGTACTTTGAAACAGAGGGCATACCGTTCATCGAACATGACACCTATGCCGGGACCGGGGCTGTCACCTCACCGCGCATCATCCATTTCAACCACGGGCTCGGCGAGATTTTCACTGCTCTCACCGATGTCGGGCTTGTCGTCACTGCGCTTCAGGAGCATCGCGAAGTCCCATGGAATCCGTTGGGGGATGCGATGATGCCTAGTCCGGACTTCGCCGGCGAGTTCATCCTGGCCAATGGTCGAGACCGGATTCCGATGACCTACACCATGCAAGCAGTCAAGCGTTAA
- a CDS encoding TetR/AcrR family transcriptional regulator: protein MAEDRTGRERMVAGAADMISRRGLNATSVRELAKHTDAPLGSTYHYFPGGKYDLATEAVRWADDLAVSVLAEALAAGPRAGLSAFLALWRKVVLDSNFHAGCPVLAVSVEDLPDEHDAPRDAAAAAFRHWTSLLADSLCDAGAPRPDAEQVATLIVAAVEGTVAICRAQRSIAPLDHVTAQLTQVIENMLPEPPPATRTAGARGVKKAPRQ, encoded by the coding sequence GTGGCCGAAGATCGAACTGGGCGTGAGCGCATGGTCGCCGGCGCCGCGGATATGATCAGCCGCCGTGGGCTCAACGCGACGAGCGTGCGCGAACTGGCCAAGCACACTGACGCCCCGCTGGGCTCGACCTACCACTATTTCCCCGGTGGTAAGTACGATCTGGCGACCGAAGCGGTGCGGTGGGCCGACGACCTCGCCGTGAGCGTGTTGGCCGAGGCACTCGCGGCCGGTCCGCGGGCCGGGTTGTCGGCGTTTCTGGCGCTATGGCGAAAAGTTGTCCTAGACAGTAATTTTCATGCGGGGTGCCCGGTACTGGCGGTATCGGTGGAAGACCTGCCTGACGAACACGACGCGCCCCGCGACGCCGCCGCGGCAGCGTTTCGGCACTGGACCTCGTTGTTGGCCGATTCTCTATGCGACGCCGGAGCGCCACGACCGGATGCCGAGCAAGTCGCCACACTGATCGTCGCCGCCGTCGAAGGCACCGTGGCGATATGCCGCGCCCAACGCAGCATCGCCCCCCTCGACCACGTCACCGCTCAACTCACCCAGGTGATCGAGAACATGCTGCCCGAACCGCCGCCGGCAACCCGTACTGCTGGTGCGCGAGGTGTGAAGAAGGCTCCTCGGCAATGA
- a CDS encoding zinc-dependent alcohol dehydrogenase, protein MKSLTFVEPGKLRFDEMDAPTVVDSTDALVRPLAATTCDLDHHVIADKTPFTCAAPFALGHECVGTVVEVGSDCAGFAVGDTVGVAWHIACGTCDQCGKGHPARCLRYGDAQYGLPVNGAWGGSFSELIRVPFADFNLARLPGNVDPVHLASIGDNLALGWETVVPTVSQITDPQVAIFGGTGSIGLYCVDAAVHCAGARTVYYDDDPVRMAVAEKLGAEVADIGGKPEKNFDLAVDASCDPKKLRKALRSVVPEGYVNSVGIYFQDVALPMLQLYMRGVHFHNGKGHARASMTPTLDAVAAGVLHPELVTSGIYEWHEIPDILTSGRPGHKPIFVLDA, encoded by the coding sequence ATGAAAAGCCTGACCTTCGTCGAACCCGGCAAGTTGCGTTTCGACGAGATGGATGCCCCGACCGTCGTCGATTCGACCGATGCGCTGGTCCGACCACTCGCGGCGACCACCTGCGACCTGGACCATCACGTCATCGCCGACAAGACCCCGTTCACTTGTGCGGCACCGTTCGCGCTCGGCCACGAATGCGTCGGCACGGTTGTCGAGGTCGGTTCTGATTGCGCCGGCTTCGCTGTCGGCGATACCGTCGGCGTGGCCTGGCACATCGCGTGTGGAACGTGCGACCAATGCGGCAAGGGCCATCCGGCCCGGTGCTTGCGTTACGGCGACGCACAGTACGGACTGCCGGTCAACGGGGCGTGGGGTGGCAGCTTCTCCGAGCTGATCCGGGTGCCATTTGCCGACTTCAACCTGGCGCGCCTACCTGGCAACGTCGATCCGGTCCACCTCGCCTCTATCGGCGACAACCTGGCCCTCGGCTGGGAAACGGTGGTGCCCACCGTTTCTCAGATCACCGACCCACAGGTAGCGATCTTCGGCGGCACCGGGTCGATCGGGTTGTACTGTGTCGACGCAGCCGTGCACTGTGCGGGAGCCCGCACGGTGTACTACGACGACGACCCGGTGCGGATGGCGGTTGCCGAGAAGCTCGGCGCCGAAGTCGCCGACATCGGCGGCAAGCCGGAGAAGAACTTCGATCTGGCGGTGGACGCTTCCTGCGACCCGAAGAAGCTCCGCAAGGCGCTGCGGTCGGTGGTTCCGGAGGGATACGTCAACAGCGTGGGCATCTACTTCCAGGACGTGGCATTGCCGATGCTGCAGCTCTACATGCGCGGAGTCCACTTCCATAACGGCAAGGGCCACGCCCGGGCGAGCATGACCCCCACGCTGGATGCGGTCGCCGCGGGGGTGCTGCACCCCGAACTGGTCACCAGCGGAATCTACGAATGGCACGAGATCCCCGACATCCTCACCTCCGGGCGGCCTGGGCACAAGCCGATCTTCGTCCTCGACGCCTAA
- a CDS encoding VOC family protein — MLSLHHAHLMCSDIDATLDFLVRGLGADVIRDVDFAGARNVLLQLGSGHVHLYDQAPKHPGQGTVHHLGIQSDDLETARKRLQDIGASVTEIRSDPLADYLMAQGPDKLLLEIFAPRAEVLAELPDYFAMNR, encoded by the coding sequence ATGCTGTCGCTTCATCACGCACACCTCATGTGCTCCGACATCGACGCCACATTGGATTTCCTGGTACGCGGGTTGGGGGCTGACGTCATCCGTGACGTGGACTTCGCGGGAGCCCGCAATGTGCTGCTCCAGCTCGGCAGCGGACATGTGCATCTCTACGATCAGGCGCCCAAACACCCCGGTCAGGGCACCGTCCATCATCTCGGGATACAGTCGGACGACCTCGAGACAGCGCGAAAAAGACTGCAGGACATAGGCGCATCGGTCACCGAGATTCGCTCCGACCCGTTGGCGGACTACCTGATGGCACAGGGGCCGGACAAGCTGCTGCTGGAGATCTTCGCTCCGCGGGCAGAGGTCCTGGCCGAGCTGCCTGACTACTTCGCGATGAATCGCTAA
- a CDS encoding bifunctional adenosylcobinamide kinase/adenosylcobinamide-phosphate guanylyltransferase: MRILVTGGARSGKSTHAEALLADAAEVVYIAPGRPADGNDPDWDSRVARHQARRSPTWATWETADIATALSQTRCPVLVDCLGTWLTALMDREALWDIETADIYAAVQEPVDQLCRALAALPDAVVVTNEVGFGVVPAHRSGMVFRDLLGTTNQRVSAVCDEVHLVIAGRVLKL, encoded by the coding sequence GTGCGGATACTGGTCACTGGCGGCGCCCGCTCCGGGAAGTCCACCCATGCCGAGGCTCTGTTGGCTGATGCCGCGGAAGTCGTCTACATTGCCCCTGGCCGCCCCGCAGATGGTAACGATCCCGACTGGGATTCCCGGGTCGCGCGGCATCAGGCGCGTCGCTCGCCGACCTGGGCGACATGGGAAACAGCCGACATCGCAACCGCTTTGAGCCAGACGCGGTGTCCCGTCCTGGTGGACTGCCTGGGTACCTGGCTTACCGCCCTGATGGACCGTGAGGCACTGTGGGATATCGAGACCGCTGATATCTATGCCGCCGTGCAGGAACCGGTCGACCAGCTGTGCAGGGCGCTGGCAGCACTGCCCGATGCGGTCGTGGTGACTAATGAGGTCGGCTTCGGCGTGGTACCAGCCCATCGCTCCGGCATGGTGTTTCGCGATCTTCTGGGAACGACCAACCAACGCGTGTCAGCCGTTTGCGACGAGGTACACCTGGTCATCGCCGGACGTGTGCTCAAGCTATGA
- a CDS encoding cytochrome P450, whose product MAYPGTNIATDYPFTQPDGLSAPQELGKLRQRCPVADVRFPSGDPAVVVTRYDDAKKVLNDDRVSRNMYRADAAKLSTTQLNMLELEFVSTLVDPPNHTRIRRLFAKALRRGRIEELRPRIVTIVDELLDAMLTGPMPADAVEALARPLPRQIVGEMFGFPPGDGDRAQYWAERLFSLSLHTAEEMAAGQQEFAQFICELAEKRRAEPTDDFFSDLVAVSDADDGQLSHLELVYLAQALFAAGIDSTWVMISRMIGLLLYKGCYARVVADPTLVESTVEEVLRYLPPSNLGALRYSIEDIDLDDAVIPKGTTIAVSTTSANRDARFFDDPDEFLVDRADNRHISFGHGRFLCPGAWLARCEMQSLLRGLITRVPTLELAADVQDLKVRTGMMNEGLLSLPVRW is encoded by the coding sequence GTGGCCTATCCTGGCACCAATATTGCAACGGACTACCCATTCACTCAGCCGGACGGGTTGTCGGCACCGCAGGAACTCGGCAAACTTCGGCAGCGGTGCCCGGTCGCCGACGTGCGGTTTCCGAGCGGCGACCCGGCGGTGGTCGTCACCCGCTACGACGACGCCAAGAAGGTACTGAACGACGATCGGGTCAGCCGGAACATGTATCGCGCAGACGCCGCGAAGCTCTCGACCACTCAGCTCAACATGCTGGAGCTGGAGTTTGTCTCGACTTTGGTTGACCCGCCCAATCACACGCGGATTCGCCGGTTGTTCGCCAAGGCGCTACGCCGGGGGCGGATCGAGGAGTTGCGGCCGAGGATTGTCACGATTGTCGATGAGCTGCTCGACGCGATGCTGACCGGTCCGATGCCCGCCGACGCCGTCGAAGCGCTCGCCCGGCCGCTGCCGCGGCAGATTGTCGGTGAAATGTTCGGTTTTCCGCCGGGCGATGGCGACCGAGCCCAATACTGGGCAGAGCGGCTATTCAGCCTCTCGCTGCACACCGCCGAGGAGATGGCCGCGGGCCAACAGGAGTTCGCGCAGTTCATTTGTGAGCTGGCCGAGAAGCGACGAGCCGAACCCACAGACGACTTCTTCAGCGATCTGGTAGCCGTATCGGACGCCGACGACGGGCAGCTCAGTCACCTCGAACTCGTCTACCTCGCACAGGCGCTCTTCGCTGCGGGCATCGACTCCACCTGGGTGATGATTTCCCGGATGATCGGTCTGCTGCTGTACAAGGGTTGCTATGCCCGGGTGGTTGCCGATCCGACACTGGTCGAGTCGACGGTCGAGGAAGTGCTGCGCTACCTGCCGCCGTCGAATCTCGGTGCGCTCCGCTATTCGATCGAGGACATCGACCTCGACGACGCGGTCATCCCGAAGGGAACGACGATCGCGGTCAGCACCACTTCGGCCAACCGCGACGCCCGCTTCTTCGACGACCCGGATGAGTTCCTGGTCGACCGGGCGGACAACCGGCACATCAGCTTCGGCCATGGCCGGTTTCTGTGTCCGGGCGCCTGGCTGGCCCGTTGCGAGATGCAGTCGTTGCTGCGCGGTCTAATCACCCGGGTGCCGACACTTGAGCTGGCGGCGGATGTGCAGGATCTGAAGGTTCGCACCGGCATGATGAACGAGGGCCTGCTGTCGTTGCCGGTGCGATGGTGA
- a CDS encoding PE family protein encodes MSFVLTTPEMVTTAAQDLVAIQSTLGQASASAAGSTTAVVAAAEDEISTVIAALFRTFGQEYQAVNTQAQAFHEQFVSLLSGGANAYLSTEAANAEQTLLSAVNAPARALLGQPLTGTGAGAAEFVAAAATSSAIPASYQNLLANTTASLQGIGSTWANSTVPALLHAVTGYPQLISTSLQNGDLLPILGIPARLAQGSTALYQALNAPVSLSSASLSSSGLSLGFAIGLPQLLAIDALGAPVNAAFAAGASGTAALGALQAGNTMAAVNALVDAPANITNGFLNGQQTLAVRLFVPGLSVTADIPFSGLLAPLQPLTATASVPILPQFNTLTISGPPIGGLVPALVEYIPQLLVTTLGP; translated from the coding sequence ATGTCCTTTGTACTCACGACGCCAGAGATGGTGACGACGGCAGCTCAAGATCTAGTGGCTATTCAATCGACGCTGGGCCAGGCCAGCGCATCCGCCGCCGGCTCAACGACGGCAGTGGTCGCCGCGGCAGAGGACGAAATATCGACCGTGATCGCGGCGCTGTTTCGCACCTTCGGCCAGGAATACCAAGCGGTCAACACCCAAGCGCAGGCCTTCCATGAGCAGTTCGTCAGCTTGTTGAGCGGCGGCGCCAATGCCTACCTCAGCACCGAGGCCGCCAACGCCGAGCAAACGCTGCTGAGCGCGGTGAATGCACCAGCCAGGGCCCTACTTGGCCAGCCGCTGACCGGAACCGGGGCGGGTGCCGCCGAGTTTGTCGCCGCGGCAGCCACCAGCAGCGCCATCCCCGCCTCCTATCAGAACCTGCTGGCGAATACGACCGCCAGCCTGCAAGGGATCGGCAGCACCTGGGCCAACTCAACGGTGCCCGCGCTGCTGCACGCCGTCACCGGCTACCCCCAGCTGATCTCCACATCGCTGCAGAACGGGGACCTGCTGCCGATCCTGGGCATACCCGCACGCCTCGCGCAGGGCTCCACCGCCCTCTACCAAGCACTCAACGCCCCGGTGTCATTGTCGTCGGCGTCGTTGAGTTCGTCCGGGCTATCACTTGGGTTTGCGATCGGCCTACCGCAACTTCTGGCGATCGACGCGTTGGGCGCACCGGTCAACGCGGCCTTCGCGGCCGGCGCAAGCGGCACCGCCGCCTTGGGAGCATTGCAGGCCGGCAACACGATGGCGGCGGTCAACGCACTCGTCGACGCTCCCGCCAACATCACCAACGGATTCCTCAATGGCCAACAGACACTAGCGGTGCGACTGTTCGTGCCCGGACTGTCCGTGACGGCCGACATTCCGTTCAGTGGCTTGCTCGCCCCTTTGCAACCGCTCACCGCGACAGCGAGTGTGCCCATACTGCCGCAATTCAATACCCTGACCATCAGCGGCCCGCCCATCGGCGGCCTCGTCCCCGCCCTGGTGGAATACATACCGCAACTGCTGGTCACGACCCTCGGCCCCTAG
- a CDS encoding methyltransferase domain-containing protein yields the protein MTNNEVHEGVRAFYRRAARTRVSELEADGRWGATRYDNDTLAQAPSAAADLSMGCGNPHAMADLRAGETVLDLGSGAGLDVILSAKRVGPSGTAFGIDFLDEMLELARANAAEAGIGNAEFLHGMIENIPLPDASVDVVISNCVINLAPDKAPVFVEIARVLRPGGRVAIFDVVADNGNNVCANGAHWADCGAGALQRDTYLRLLLAAGLVEPTIEYTHDTGPGRHGAIIRARLP from the coding sequence ATGACCAACAATGAGGTCCATGAAGGCGTTCGCGCCTTTTATCGCAGGGCAGCACGCACCCGCGTCTCCGAGCTGGAAGCCGACGGGCGTTGGGGAGCGACCCGCTACGACAATGACACGCTGGCACAGGCCCCGTCGGCCGCGGCCGACCTTTCGATGGGGTGCGGTAATCCGCACGCCATGGCGGATCTGCGGGCGGGCGAAACCGTGCTCGATCTCGGCTCCGGAGCGGGCCTCGACGTGATCTTGTCCGCCAAACGAGTAGGCCCATCCGGCACGGCTTTCGGTATTGATTTTCTTGACGAGATGCTCGAGCTCGCGCGAGCCAATGCAGCCGAAGCCGGAATCGGTAATGCCGAGTTTCTGCACGGAATGATCGAGAACATCCCGCTCCCGGACGCGTCGGTGGACGTCGTCATCTCCAACTGCGTCATCAACCTCGCGCCCGATAAGGCCCCGGTGTTCGTCGAGATCGCCCGGGTGCTACGGCCGGGTGGCAGGGTCGCTATCTTCGATGTGGTCGCCGACAACGGCAACAATGTGTGCGCCAATGGCGCCCACTGGGCCGACTGCGGCGCCGGTGCGCTGCAGCGCGACACCTACCTGCGGCTTCTGCTCGCGGCGGGGCTGGTCGAACCGACCATCGAATACACCCACGACACCGGCCCCGGGCGCCACGGTGCCATCATCCGAGCGAGGCTCCCATGA
- a CDS encoding ArsR/SmtB family transcription factor — MNMVAGIDRAMATEWASWFRALGDPTRVLILHQLANAKAPMTVGELTKRLDVGQSTISHHLAKLAEVRFVLVDQRGTSSLWRINTKCLACFPSAVDVVMGRIPVEFTTAVECAR; from the coding sequence ATGAATATGGTGGCAGGAATCGACCGGGCAATGGCAACGGAGTGGGCATCGTGGTTTCGAGCCCTTGGTGATCCAACGAGGGTGTTGATTCTTCACCAACTCGCCAATGCCAAGGCGCCGATGACCGTTGGTGAACTCACGAAGCGACTCGACGTGGGGCAGTCAACGATTTCGCATCATCTGGCCAAGTTGGCTGAGGTGCGGTTCGTGCTGGTCGATCAGCGGGGAACCTCCAGCTTGTGGCGGATCAACACGAAATGCCTGGCCTGCTTTCCGTCGGCGGTCGATGTGGTCATGGGGCGAATACCGGTCGAGTTCACCACCGCCGTGGAGTGTGCCCGATGA
- a CDS encoding alpha/beta hydrolase fold domain-containing protein, with protein sequence MTSVPSRLLPALLRATGRTRQYASADSAHRHIEERALRPLPYGTPARLRSDLTVAVRRRSGWPLYTVAPQGHVPRRTVVYLHGGAWVNEIAPQHWQLVTQLAAVAQVNVVIPIYPLLPFATAAEVVPAIVELILETLSSEHSVCLAGDSAGGQIALSAAVLLRDNHDVVVPRTTLISPVLEASLSNPLIDVVKETDPWLGREALRVFAERWRAGLPVTDPRVSPLAADLAGLGALTLFSGTRDILNPDARLLAEKAAAAGVDIDYHESPGLLHVYPLTPTPEGRRARAVIVAGLRS encoded by the coding sequence GTGACCAGTGTGCCGAGCCGGCTATTGCCGGCACTCCTTCGGGCCACGGGTCGTACTCGCCAGTACGCCAGCGCTGACAGCGCACACCGTCACATCGAAGAGCGTGCATTGCGCCCGCTGCCGTACGGGACGCCGGCTCGGTTGAGATCCGACCTGACCGTCGCCGTCCGCCGCCGATCGGGTTGGCCGCTGTACACTGTGGCGCCACAGGGCCACGTCCCTCGGCGCACCGTGGTTTACCTGCACGGAGGCGCATGGGTCAACGAAATCGCCCCCCAACATTGGCAATTGGTGACTCAGTTGGCGGCGGTGGCGCAGGTGAATGTGGTCATCCCCATCTATCCACTGCTGCCGTTCGCCACCGCGGCTGAGGTCGTGCCCGCAATTGTGGAGCTGATACTGGAAACTCTGTCGTCCGAGCACAGCGTCTGCCTGGCCGGTGACTCCGCGGGCGGCCAGATAGCCTTGTCGGCGGCAGTGCTGCTGCGTGACAACCATGATGTTGTCGTGCCTCGAACCACACTGATTTCGCCGGTCCTCGAGGCGTCCCTGAGCAATCCCCTTATTGATGTTGTGAAAGAGACCGATCCATGGTTGGGGCGTGAAGCGCTACGGGTGTTCGCTGAGCGGTGGCGTGCCGGTCTGCCGGTGACCGATCCGCGGGTGAGTCCGCTTGCGGCCGATTTGGCTGGTCTGGGGGCCCTGACCCTCTTCAGCGGCACCCGCGACATCCTCAACCCGGATGCACGTTTGCTGGCTGAAAAGGCTGCCGCGGCAGGAGTAGACATCGATTACCACGAAAGCCCAGGCTTGCTGCATGTCTATCCGCTGACGCCCACTCCGGAGGGGCGCCGGGCGCGCGCCGTCATCGTCGCGGGTCTGCGGAGCTAG
- a CDS encoding enoyl-CoA hydratase-related protein: MSDLTVTVADGVALLTLNRSERRNAYTAEMGRLLGSAYQRCDDDDTVRAIVLTGAGDAFCVGADFVTAANPFGALRGDAQFTASPIDPAAFELRTPVIAAVNGHAIGIGLTIALQADIRIMAESAKYAVAQARRGVIADCMSHWTLPRLAGSAIAAEILLTGRNFDGAEALSMGIASRTVPGPQVLDHAIRVARDIVVNVAPMSAALSKRLLWDSLAHGYRPRQVAELETQLHRRVMGSADAVEGVEAFRERRVPRWTGSVSGDWQPLPEFTEGEVR; the protein is encoded by the coding sequence ATGAGCGATCTCACCGTAACCGTCGCCGACGGCGTCGCGCTGCTGACGTTGAACCGGTCCGAGCGGCGTAACGCCTACACCGCGGAGATGGGAAGACTGCTTGGTAGCGCATATCAACGGTGCGACGACGACGACACAGTGCGTGCGATTGTGCTCACCGGAGCGGGCGATGCGTTCTGCGTCGGAGCTGACTTCGTCACCGCCGCCAACCCTTTCGGCGCTCTTCGCGGAGACGCTCAGTTTACCGCGTCGCCGATAGATCCGGCAGCGTTCGAGCTGCGCACACCGGTAATCGCCGCGGTCAATGGCCATGCCATCGGGATCGGCTTGACCATTGCATTGCAGGCCGACATCCGCATCATGGCTGAGTCCGCAAAATACGCTGTGGCGCAAGCCCGTCGGGGTGTCATAGCGGACTGCATGTCCCATTGGACGCTGCCTCGCCTGGCGGGCAGCGCCATAGCGGCAGAAATCCTTTTGACGGGACGGAATTTCGACGGTGCCGAAGCTCTATCCATGGGGATCGCATCCAGGACGGTCCCCGGGCCGCAGGTGCTTGACCACGCGATAAGGGTGGCTCGCGACATCGTGGTTAACGTCGCCCCCATGTCGGCGGCCTTGAGCAAGCGGCTGCTCTGGGACAGTCTGGCCCACGGCTATCGGCCGCGTCAGGTCGCCGAACTGGAGACCCAACTGCATCGTCGGGTGATGGGCAGCGCCGATGCGGTCGAGGGTGTCGAGGCGTTCCGAGAGCGCCGTGTTCCGCGTTGGACCGGGTCGGTGTCGGGGGATTGGCAACCGTTGCCCGAGTTCACCGAAGGTGAGGTTCGGTGA
- a CDS encoding DUF2254 domain-containing protein has product MSRGGQSLSGIRRVLSGAAQRRVAIAEGIRSRLWPVPAMCVISAVAVGVALPELDAAVDPHMPRGLSGYLFGGGADAARELLGAIATSLVTVTSLTFSLTLITLQLASSQYTPRLLRTFAADHFVQRTLALFLATFAYALTVMRTVRNQRSEGAEFVPQVAVSVSYLLATASVLALVLFLGHLVRQIRIEMILGHVSSEAKATAGRVLDRLDERQNDIGLPSPPAQPAVIVAQSSGFLVAVDRQALIAAAVEANAVVWLDRQVGSALIQGVPVGFCWSAESGAPLDEERLARLRTCVGGALRSGPERTTAQDIGYGLRQLTDVVIRALSPGINDPTTAVHGLSSCTTVLCDLVGYHLGHQLLCDDDDSPRVVLTRPDLAELLDLVCTQVQHYGASDSVVLARLMTMLRELAWTTSLPDHRRAIADRLIRLQQAAAEQAFDAAVNTQLEQLASSVREAMERRWAPTTSLTRT; this is encoded by the coding sequence ATGTCGCGGGGTGGGCAATCGCTGTCCGGTATTCGACGTGTACTCAGCGGTGCCGCGCAGCGGCGAGTTGCCATCGCCGAAGGAATACGCAGCCGATTGTGGCCGGTGCCGGCGATGTGTGTCATCAGCGCGGTTGCGGTCGGGGTGGCCCTCCCTGAACTCGATGCCGCCGTGGACCCGCACATGCCGCGCGGGTTGTCTGGATACCTTTTCGGTGGCGGCGCCGACGCCGCGCGTGAGCTGCTGGGCGCGATCGCGACCTCTCTGGTGACGGTAACCTCGCTGACGTTCTCGCTGACCCTAATCACTTTGCAGCTGGCCAGCAGTCAGTACACTCCAAGGCTGTTGCGGACATTCGCCGCGGACCACTTCGTTCAACGCACTCTGGCGTTGTTCTTGGCGACGTTCGCCTACGCGCTAACGGTGATGCGCACCGTCCGCAACCAACGCAGCGAAGGGGCCGAGTTCGTTCCGCAGGTGGCAGTCTCGGTGTCTTATCTGTTGGCCACGGCGAGCGTGCTGGCGTTGGTCTTGTTTCTCGGACATCTGGTGCGACAGATCAGGATCGAGATGATCCTCGGGCACGTCTCGAGCGAGGCCAAGGCGACCGCCGGCCGTGTCCTGGATCGGCTGGACGAACGGCAGAACGACATCGGCCTGCCATCACCACCCGCACAGCCTGCGGTGATCGTGGCCCAGTCCTCCGGCTTCCTGGTAGCAGTCGACCGGCAGGCGCTCATCGCCGCGGCCGTCGAAGCCAATGCGGTGGTCTGGCTCGACCGTCAGGTCGGGTCCGCCCTTATCCAGGGTGTACCGGTGGGGTTCTGTTGGTCCGCCGAGTCGGGGGCGCCCCTCGATGAGGAACGGTTGGCCCGACTGCGCACGTGCGTCGGTGGCGCTCTACGCAGTGGTCCGGAGCGCACGACAGCCCAGGACATCGGGTACGGGCTACGACAGCTCACCGACGTCGTCATCCGTGCACTGTCCCCGGGCATCAACGACCCGACCACGGCTGTGCACGGTTTGAGCTCGTGCACCACCGTTCTGTGCGATCTGGTCGGCTATCACCTAGGGCACCAGCTGCTTTGCGACGACGACGATTCGCCTCGAGTGGTGCTGACGCGTCCCGATCTCGCCGAATTGCTCGACTTGGTGTGCACGCAGGTGCAGCACTATGGCGCAAGCGATTCCGTGGTGCTGGCCAGGCTTATGACCATGCTTCGCGAACTTGCCTGGACAACGTCCCTACCTGATCATCGGCGGGCGATCGCGGACCGGCTCATCCGCCTGCAGCAGGCGGCCGCAGAGCAGGCGTTCGATGCCGCGGTAAATACCCAGCTGGAGCAACTCGCCAGCTCGGTAAGGGAAGCGATGGAGCGCCGATGGGCTCCGACGACCAGTTTGACCCGGACATGA